The following coding sequences are from one Paenibacillus stellifer window:
- the efeO gene encoding iron uptake system protein EfeO, producing MKFRYTVPAGMLAATILLSGCSKGGEEAAGEAVQTAKASTAPSPSPSASSATSQADFTSAISQYREYVIAECDEFVKQTEAFVQAVKAGKLEEAKNLYAPARMHYERIEPIAEALGDLDPNIDAREGDVDDSEWRGFHRIEKLLWQDGKTAGAEEYADRLLSDAQLLRAKVETASIDASLLVTGAVELLNEVSTSKVTGEEERYSHTDLYDFAANVEGAEKIYELLKPQLEQQDPELSQTISERFKALYNELAPFKQGDGYASYTLLKQDEVRKLSQNLDALAEPLSNMGTILGV from the coding sequence GTGAAATTCCGTTATACCGTTCCCGCAGGTATGCTTGCGGCCACGATCCTATTATCCGGATGCTCAAAAGGAGGCGAAGAAGCTGCCGGAGAAGCCGTACAGACAGCGAAGGCTTCGACAGCTCCTTCTCCTTCTCCATCCGCTTCATCAGCCACCTCCCAGGCGGATTTCACTTCCGCGATCTCGCAATACCGCGAGTATGTGATCGCCGAATGCGACGAATTCGTCAAGCAGACGGAAGCCTTCGTTCAGGCCGTCAAAGCCGGCAAGCTGGAGGAAGCGAAGAACCTGTACGCGCCCGCGCGAATGCACTATGAACGAATCGAGCCGATTGCCGAAGCGCTCGGTGATCTTGATCCGAATATCGACGCCCGGGAAGGCGATGTGGATGACAGCGAATGGCGGGGCTTCCACCGAATCGAGAAGCTGCTCTGGCAGGACGGCAAGACCGCCGGAGCAGAGGAATACGCCGACCGTCTGCTGAGCGATGCCCAGCTTCTCCGGGCCAAGGTCGAAACAGCGAGCATCGATGCCTCTCTCCTCGTGACGGGCGCGGTCGAGCTGCTTAACGAAGTATCCACTTCCAAGGTGACCGGCGAAGAGGAGCGGTATTCCCATACCGACCTGTACGATTTCGCAGCGAACGTGGAGGGTGCGGAGAAAATCTATGAGCTGCTGAAGCCCCAACTGGAACAGCAGGACCCTGAGCTGAGCCAGACGATCAGCGAACGCTTCAAGGCGCTGTACAACGAGCTTGCTCCTTTCAAGCAAGGCGACGGCTACGCTTCTTACACGCTTCTTAAGCAGGACGAAGTCCGCAAGCTGAGCCAGAACCTCGACGCGCTGGCCGAGCCGCTGTCCAATATGGGCACGATTCTTGGAGTGTGA
- the efeB gene encoding iron uptake transporter deferrochelatase/peroxidase subunit, whose amino-acid sequence MKSNRHEPGHQDSGRQEHDIEQPSSGTKISRRDMLRLTGASGLGLLLGGGAVGGLLAVNSAEGTSSAGTADGGNEFPFYGEHQAGIVTPAQNFLCFASFDVTSDNIADLRKLLKSWTEAADAMISGTLIGSTNDHPNLPPSDTGEADGLAPSRLTLTFGAGPSLFDGRFGLSGSKPAGFQDLPVFRGDQLDPKWCGGDLCVQACADDLQVAFHAIRNLARIARGTAVLRWTQEGFQRTGSADPKGGTPRNLLGFKDGTGNPDTQDAAIMNEVVWAGSEAPAWLKGGTYMAVRRARMRIEVWDRSSLSDQEATFGRHRASGAPIGSKNEFDTLDLSATDSGGRPLIPADSHAAIAHGDGSVKMLRRSYSYSSGLDNITGQLDAGLLFISFQRDLQKQFVETQKKLAASDRLNEYITNMGSAVFACFPGTRQGGYIGQSLLG is encoded by the coding sequence ATGAAATCGAATCGTCACGAGCCGGGACATCAAGACTCCGGCAGACAAGAACATGATATTGAACAGCCTTCTTCGGGCACCAAAATCAGCCGCCGCGACATGCTGCGGCTGACCGGCGCTTCCGGACTTGGCCTGCTGCTGGGCGGCGGCGCCGTGGGCGGACTGCTCGCGGTTAATTCGGCGGAAGGAACGTCATCCGCAGGTACCGCTGATGGCGGCAATGAATTTCCGTTCTACGGCGAGCACCAGGCGGGCATCGTAACTCCGGCCCAGAACTTTCTCTGCTTCGCTTCCTTTGATGTCACTTCAGACAATATTGCCGACCTCAGGAAGCTGCTGAAGTCATGGACGGAAGCGGCGGACGCCATGATCTCGGGAACGCTGATCGGCAGCACCAATGATCATCCGAATCTTCCCCCGTCCGATACCGGGGAAGCCGACGGACTGGCGCCCTCACGGCTGACGCTGACCTTCGGCGCCGGCCCTTCCCTGTTTGACGGCCGCTTCGGCCTGTCAGGCAGCAAGCCCGCCGGATTTCAGGATCTGCCGGTCTTCCGGGGCGATCAGCTCGACCCGAAGTGGTGCGGCGGGGACTTATGCGTGCAGGCATGCGCCGACGATCTGCAGGTCGCCTTCCATGCGATCCGCAACCTGGCCCGGATTGCCCGGGGCACAGCTGTCCTCCGCTGGACCCAGGAAGGCTTCCAGCGCACGGGATCGGCCGACCCGAAAGGCGGAACTCCGCGCAATCTGCTCGGATTCAAGGACGGCACGGGCAACCCGGATACACAGGACGCTGCTATCATGAACGAGGTGGTCTGGGCTGGCAGTGAAGCGCCCGCCTGGCTGAAAGGCGGAACCTATATGGCGGTTCGCCGCGCCCGGATGCGGATCGAGGTCTGGGACCGCTCCTCGCTCAGCGACCAGGAGGCGACCTTCGGCCGTCACCGGGCCAGCGGCGCTCCGATTGGATCGAAGAACGAGTTCGATACGCTTGATCTCTCCGCAACTGACAGCGGAGGCCGGCCGCTGATTCCGGCCGATTCGCATGCCGCGATCGCCCACGGCGACGGCTCCGTGAAGATGCTGCGCCGCTCCTATTCCTACTCGAGCGGCCTTGACAACATAACCGGCCAGCTTGATGCCGGGCTGCTCTTCATCAGCTTCCAGCGGGATCTTCAGAAGCAGTTCGTCGAGACCCAGAAGAAGCTGGCCGCAAGCGACCGCCTGAACGAATACATCACCAATATGGGAAGCGCCGTATTCGCCTGCTTCCCCGGAACCCGGCAGGGAGGCTACATCGGCCAAAGCCTGCTGGGCTGA
- a CDS encoding FTR1 family iron permease: MTSVQLSGMRTKRKRPLPLLAAGALLLALCAQQPSSAAAAAADKTDALLPPVGSALVEAGDGRWSEAAADTETFAALWREAKASEADPELAGPAAKVDAALAEASKALQAGGGAPAKAALSTLAGAVDAYVTAAAADGGQGEAAGPEAAAKLLPAADRAREAAGRADWDAARKAYSDIAKGWTAAEQAIRQGNAALYGQLETKMSLLRIALQAEPVRADAAKTQAESLYRLLDDYSAGRTAAAAAESSGAKTPTIDSLIASLQKAKTAVQGSDAAAAAAVMETFITDWPSAEGKVQVASPSAYTYIENESAAAAGYLESSPPKLEKAAQSIDGMLAKLTPLAGESSYTAWDAALVLLREGMEAVLVLAALLAYLKRSDSPQARKWVWSGAVSGLILSLALAAGLTYAVSLASAGGTREAIEGITGLVAVVMMLFVSRWLHAKSNTQAWNRYVGRQVEGALAKGNLWSLFLISALAILREGAETTIFYAGMAPSMKTSQLLTGISGALAVLVLAAYAVITLSAKLPIGLFFRTASLLIYFLIFRFLGESIHALQVAGSVPAHTSEALPSISGLGLYPTWESQLPQAVLLLALLFGFLRSRLFSAPRAAE; encoded by the coding sequence ATGACAAGCGTACAGCTAAGCGGGATGAGAACCAAGCGCAAGCGCCCGCTCCCGCTTCTCGCCGCGGGAGCGCTGCTGCTCGCGCTCTGCGCGCAGCAGCCTTCCTCCGCTGCCGCCGCCGCAGCGGACAAGACCGACGCGCTGCTGCCGCCTGTCGGCAGCGCGCTCGTAGAAGCGGGAGACGGCCGCTGGAGCGAAGCCGCGGCCGATACCGAGACCTTCGCCGCGCTGTGGCGCGAGGCGAAGGCCTCGGAGGCGGACCCGGAGCTTGCGGGTCCGGCCGCCAAGGTCGACGCCGCGCTCGCGGAGGCGTCGAAGGCGCTGCAGGCGGGCGGCGGAGCGCCCGCCAAGGCCGCGCTGTCCACGCTCGCAGGAGCCGTGGACGCGTATGTGACCGCCGCCGCTGCAGACGGCGGTCAGGGTGAAGCCGCCGGGCCGGAGGCGGCGGCGAAGCTGCTTCCCGCAGCGGATCGCGCGCGGGAAGCGGCGGGCCGGGCCGACTGGGACGCGGCCCGGAAGGCGTACAGCGACATCGCCAAGGGCTGGACGGCTGCGGAGCAGGCCATCAGGCAGGGCAATGCCGCTCTGTACGGACAGCTTGAGACGAAGATGAGTCTCTTGCGGATCGCGCTGCAGGCCGAACCTGTCCGCGCCGACGCGGCCAAGACCCAGGCCGAGTCGCTGTACCGGCTGCTGGACGATTACAGCGCCGGACGAACGGCTGCGGCAGCTGCCGAAAGCAGCGGCGCGAAGACTCCGACCATCGACAGCCTGATCGCCAGTCTCCAGAAGGCGAAGACGGCTGTTCAGGGTAGCGACGCCGCTGCGGCGGCGGCTGTTATGGAGACCTTTATCACGGACTGGCCTTCCGCCGAAGGCAAAGTCCAGGTCGCCTCTCCGTCTGCCTACACGTATATCGAGAATGAGAGCGCCGCTGCCGCTGGCTATCTGGAATCATCCCCGCCGAAGCTGGAGAAAGCCGCCCAGTCTATCGACGGTATGCTGGCGAAGCTGACGCCGCTGGCGGGCGAAAGCTCTTATACCGCCTGGGATGCAGCGCTTGTGCTGCTGCGCGAGGGCATGGAGGCCGTGCTTGTACTGGCCGCCTTGCTCGCTTATCTGAAGCGGAGCGATAGCCCGCAGGCACGCAAATGGGTGTGGAGCGGCGCGGTCAGCGGCCTGATCCTCAGCCTTGCGCTTGCGGCGGGGCTGACCTACGCTGTGTCGCTGGCCTCGGCAGGCGGAACGCGGGAAGCCATTGAAGGCATCACGGGACTGGTCGCCGTCGTCATGATGCTGTTCGTCAGCCGCTGGCTGCATGCGAAATCAAACACGCAGGCATGGAACCGCTATGTCGGCCGTCAAGTTGAAGGCGCGTTAGCCAAGGGCAACCTCTGGTCGCTCTTCCTGATCTCGGCTCTGGCCATTCTGCGCGAAGGTGCGGAGACGACGATCTTCTATGCCGGCATGGCGCCTTCCATGAAGACGTCCCAGCTGCTAACCGGTATCTCGGGCGCGCTTGCGGTTCTCGTATTGGCCGCCTATGCGGTCATCACGCTAAGCGCGAAACTGCCGATCGGCCTGTTCTTCAGGACCGCATCGTTGCTGATCTATTTCCTGATCTTCCGCTTCCTCGGCGAGAGCATTCATGCTCTCCAGGTCGCCGGAAGTGTACCGGCGCATACATCGGAGGCGCTGCCGTCCATAAGCGGCCTGGGCCTGTATCCCACATGGGAGAGCCAGTTGCCGCAGGCGGTCCTGCTGCTCGCGCTGCTCTTCGGCTTCCTGCGGAGCCGGCTGTTCTCCGCTCCGCGTGCGGCAGAGTAG
- a CDS encoding gamma-glutamyl-gamma-aminobutyrate hydrolase family protein — MAQQPMIGVLPLMDVERDSYWMLPGYMKGIEEAGGIPVMLPLTSDKDYIRRLAETFDGFLFTGGQDVNPALYGEEALEVCGQVSNERDELERRLFADVLALDKPAFGICRGLQLFNVLLGGTLYQDLPSQRRTETEIVHVQKPPHDRPVHKIYIEKGNLLHDIVGRETLDVNSYHHQGIKKLATELLAVGLAEDGLVEAITLPDRKFVLAVQWHPEFTYRSDDSSLALFRAFIHAC, encoded by the coding sequence ATGGCACAACAACCGATGATTGGCGTCCTGCCTTTGATGGACGTAGAAAGAGACAGCTACTGGATGCTTCCGGGTTACATGAAAGGCATTGAAGAGGCGGGCGGGATCCCGGTTATGCTGCCGCTGACATCTGACAAGGATTACATCCGGAGACTGGCCGAGACATTCGACGGGTTTTTGTTTACCGGCGGACAGGATGTAAATCCCGCTCTGTACGGCGAGGAAGCGCTGGAGGTATGCGGTCAAGTATCAAATGAGAGGGATGAGCTGGAGCGGCGGCTGTTCGCGGATGTTCTCGCGCTTGATAAGCCGGCCTTCGGCATTTGCCGGGGACTCCAGCTGTTCAATGTTCTGCTTGGCGGAACGCTGTACCAGGACCTTCCCTCCCAGCGGAGAACGGAGACGGAGATCGTTCACGTTCAGAAGCCTCCCCATGACCGGCCTGTGCACAAGATCTACATCGAAAAGGGAAATCTCCTGCATGACATCGTAGGGAGAGAAACGCTGGACGTCAACAGCTATCACCACCAGGGAATCAAGAAGCTGGCCACAGAGCTGCTTGCCGTCGGACTGGCGGAGGACGGGCTCGTTGAGGCCATTACGCTTCCGGACCGGAAGTTCGTGCTTGCCGTCCAGTGGCATCCCGAATTCACCTACCGCTCCGACGACAGCAGTCTCGCGCTGTTCCGGGCGTTTATTCATGCTTGCTGA
- a CDS encoding pentapeptide repeat-containing protein, with translation MTKRNAAGKSEWTADCASCFGLCCVALPFARSADFAFDKAGGIPCSNLKDDFRCDVHAGLRAKGMKGCTVYDCFGAGQRVSQITFAGKDWRTHPELAENMYQVFPVMQQLHEMLYYLDDALHADAARSVHPGLKEMLEKTVELASKSAEDVLGLDIQRHRAEVNEWLLKAGALVRAQAPANRGGKNAARRTPKGMDWIGAHLRGADLPGINLRGTLLIAADLRDADLRYAEWIGADLRDADLSGADLTGGIYLTQAQLNAAHGSRSTKLPPRLDKPVHWLEPHTRT, from the coding sequence ATGACTAAACGTAATGCCGCCGGCAAAAGCGAGTGGACCGCCGACTGCGCGAGCTGCTTCGGCCTGTGCTGCGTCGCGCTGCCTTTTGCCCGTTCGGCCGATTTTGCCTTTGACAAGGCGGGGGGCATTCCCTGCTCGAACCTCAAAGACGATTTCCGATGCGATGTTCATGCCGGACTGCGGGCCAAGGGGATGAAGGGATGTACGGTATACGACTGCTTCGGGGCCGGGCAGCGGGTCTCGCAGATTACCTTCGCCGGTAAGGACTGGAGAACCCATCCGGAGCTAGCCGAGAACATGTACCAGGTGTTTCCCGTGATGCAGCAGCTTCACGAAATGCTCTACTACCTGGACGACGCCCTGCATGCGGATGCGGCACGTTCTGTCCATCCGGGTCTGAAGGAGATGCTGGAGAAGACCGTGGAGCTTGCCAGTAAGAGCGCTGAGGATGTGCTGGGTCTGGACATCCAGAGACATCGCGCGGAAGTGAATGAATGGCTGCTGAAAGCGGGCGCTCTCGTGCGGGCCCAGGCACCTGCGAATAGAGGCGGGAAGAATGCCGCACGCCGGACACCCAAAGGGATGGATTGGATCGGGGCGCATTTAAGGGGAGCCGATCTGCCGGGAATCAATTTGCGCGGAACGCTGCTGATTGCGGCGGACCTTCGGGATGCCGATCTCCGGTACGCCGAATGGATCGGCGCCGATTTGCGGGACGCGGATTTAAGCGGCGCCGACCTGACTGGCGGCATTTATTTGACCCAGGCACAGCTTAATGCGGCGCATGGCAGCCGCAGCACGAAGCTGCCGCCCCGGCTGGACAAGCCCGTGCATTGGCTGGAACCTCATACCAGGACCTAA
- a CDS encoding DUF2971 domain-containing protein — MIIRRKRDNIPEDYRIIQYFVSVHAELLEDTQFYFLSKIIEDFSDQEDIQLRLITMQIRLRNMMNACAFDVTKGQHLAHYSRMSVLSKVMKKPEEDNSKAVKLRLNNAAYMNDPSEGLMLIDALIQCHEQESPLLNEVRDNFYNSADTDMQSSNVYLHSLTMQIDQLPMWAQYGDQGKGYCLVMRSDFFDSDYDMLEHDFKSEWELADRSSKKYIPYRVAYIHNDCKDEIRLKFGKDEDKQPKEELEQLEKNEQIVARELKEIVNEFSFFSRECESDSTYEALKDKILLHLTEAIDQIRFLFKTEDYAYEQELRLIRYAPADSPDIKLNMEASPVPELYLEKDDGKPFRASKIILGPKVEQPGKIVPYLKYVDPEMIVEKSKVKFR; from the coding sequence ATGATCATCAGGAGAAAACGGGACAATATTCCTGAAGACTACCGGATTATTCAATATTTCGTGTCTGTGCACGCCGAATTATTGGAGGATACCCAGTTTTATTTTCTAAGCAAAATTATAGAGGATTTCAGTGATCAGGAAGATATTCAGTTAAGGCTGATTACGATGCAAATCCGGTTGAGGAATATGATGAATGCCTGTGCTTTCGATGTCACCAAAGGACAGCATCTGGCCCATTATTCCCGTATGAGCGTGCTGTCAAAAGTGATGAAGAAGCCGGAAGAGGATAACTCCAAAGCCGTGAAACTGCGGCTTAACAACGCCGCATATATGAACGATCCCTCCGAAGGGCTGATGCTGATCGATGCGTTGATTCAATGCCATGAACAGGAGAGCCCCCTGCTGAATGAGGTGCGGGATAATTTCTACAACTCGGCCGATACGGATATGCAGTCCAGCAATGTATATTTGCACAGTCTGACGATGCAGATCGACCAACTGCCCATGTGGGCGCAATACGGTGACCAGGGGAAGGGTTATTGTCTTGTGATGCGAAGCGATTTCTTCGACAGCGACTACGATATGCTGGAGCATGATTTCAAGAGCGAATGGGAATTGGCGGATCGTTCATCGAAGAAATATATCCCCTATCGGGTAGCCTATATCCATAATGATTGCAAGGACGAAATCAGACTGAAATTCGGCAAAGATGAAGACAAGCAGCCGAAAGAAGAATTGGAACAATTGGAGAAGAACGAACAGATTGTAGCCAGGGAACTTAAGGAAATCGTCAATGAATTCAGCTTTTTCTCCAGGGAATGCGAGAGCGACTCTACGTACGAAGCGTTAAAAGATAAAATTCTCCTTCATTTGACGGAGGCGATCGACCAGATCAGATTCTTGTTCAAAACCGAAGATTATGCCTATGAGCAAGAGCTTCGGCTTATCCGTTATGCTCCTGCGGATTCTCCCGACATTAAATTGAACATGGAAGCTTCGCCCGTTCCCGAATTGTATCTGGAAAAAGACGACGGCAAGCCGTTCCGCGCTTCGAAAATCATCCTGGGGCCGAAGGTTGAGCAGCCCGGCAAGATCGTCCCCTATCTGAAATACGTGGACCCGGAAATGATAGTGGAGAAGTCAAAGGTGAAGTTCAGATAA
- a CDS encoding IS4 family transposase: protein MLQQHSLSEQSRFSKLFATLHIGKTLRQAGISKSFGLSSLAIFQIIFSLVFEGKNWFRLLESDRGADLPGKDVVYRFLNQASFAWRRFLQALSLRIVRHFESLISSHRIRVFIIDDSVLSRNRSKKAELLARVFDHSTGKFTKGYTMLTLGWSDGFSFAPIDFVMLSSAKLANRLCEMASTLSKRSNGYKRRMEALFRKPDAVVALLERALRAGLAADYVLMDSWFTQAPLLRELAAKGLPVIGMVKEMKQRYLVQGKRMTLGEVFQSLPASNAKDIKGSVIVHTACGLPVKLVFVRNRNKKREWLAILSTDVTLDAAEIVRIYGMRWSIETFFKVTKSYLKLGTEFQGRSFDGLISHTTIVFSRYLAMEYERRQSSDDRTLGGLFFLFADEVRDLDYQTALQQLMSLFLEMSQAKTKKNKIAVFCQLQEWISGLPSYIKGLFGDLSCES, encoded by the coding sequence ATGTTACAACAACATTCCCTGTCTGAACAGTCTCGCTTTTCCAAACTTTTTGCCACTCTTCACATTGGAAAAACCTTACGGCAAGCGGGCATTTCTAAATCTTTCGGTCTTTCCAGTCTAGCCATTTTTCAAATCATATTCTCTTTGGTTTTCGAAGGGAAGAACTGGTTTCGGCTTTTGGAAAGTGACCGAGGAGCAGATCTTCCTGGCAAAGATGTTGTTTATCGGTTCTTAAATCAAGCTTCTTTTGCGTGGCGACGCTTTTTGCAGGCTTTAAGTCTTCGCATCGTGCGCCATTTTGAATCGCTTATTTCGTCACATCGAATACGTGTGTTCATTATCGACGATTCTGTTTTGAGTCGAAACCGGAGCAAAAAAGCAGAGTTATTGGCACGAGTTTTTGACCACTCTACGGGCAAATTCACCAAAGGCTACACCATGCTGACTCTAGGTTGGTCTGACGGTTTTAGCTTTGCTCCGATTGACTTTGTCATGCTGTCTTCAGCCAAATTAGCCAACCGTCTGTGCGAAATGGCTTCGACTCTCTCCAAACGCAGTAACGGCTACAAGCGCCGGATGGAGGCCTTATTTCGGAAGCCGGATGCTGTCGTAGCCTTGTTGGAACGAGCTTTACGTGCCGGATTGGCCGCCGACTACGTGCTTATGGATAGCTGGTTTACTCAAGCTCCACTGCTCCGTGAGCTCGCCGCCAAAGGGCTTCCCGTGATTGGTATGGTGAAGGAAATGAAACAACGCTACCTGGTTCAAGGTAAGCGAATGACACTCGGCGAGGTGTTTCAAAGCCTTCCCGCATCGAACGCGAAAGACATTAAAGGCTCGGTCATCGTGCACACCGCCTGCGGTTTGCCTGTGAAGCTTGTGTTTGTCCGCAACCGGAATAAAAAACGGGAGTGGCTGGCCATTTTAAGTACCGATGTGACGCTGGATGCAGCTGAAATCGTACGAATCTATGGCATGCGCTGGAGCATAGAGACCTTTTTCAAAGTCACCAAAAGCTATTTGAAACTGGGAACTGAATTTCAGGGCCGTTCCTTTGACGGGCTGATTAGCCATACGACGATTGTATTCAGCCGATATTTGGCAATGGAATACGAACGGCGTCAATCGAGTGATGACCGAACCTTGGGAGGGCTCTTCTTTCTCTTTGCCGACGAGGTCCGCGATCTGGACTACCAGACCGCGCTCCAGCAGCTCATGAGTTTATTTCTCGAAATGTCCCAGGCGAAAACCAAGAAGAACAAAATAGCTGTTTTTTGTCAACTACAGGAATGGATCTCCGGTTTACCCAGCTATATCAAGGGTTTGTTTGGAGATTTGAGCTGCGAAAGTTGA
- a CDS encoding tetratricopeptide repeat protein, with protein MDKLEIREGDLTGQQFDALIHFYVEGTPFGEGAGDVIFREAGEGLLEECRRQGNCVAGEAFITGAYELSDRIKWIIHASAPGWAEGNADEEDQVVSCCRRSLELAESHQAETVAVSCESIKAIGYPAGKAEAILLKEILCFLKADGDIRNITIVCKESDTYEWFTELAALMTDAENKRTGGNNESIAKAINNLGNFYYKHFLYDESIKEYSEATDLQPEDAVIWGNLGSAYLEVRNFDDAIEALQKAKRIDAGRGRYWNALGLCYRGKRELQEAIACRIEATELDPNNASYWYNLGSSQQAKGDYEEAVAAKKKAAELEPQNALYWDSLSTSYHKKGEFAAAVSATEKATELEPRNAVFWDSLGISQHAKGDYEAAVEAKIKATELQPDNAGYWSSLGNSQDARGDYKAAIAAKKTAIKLKGDNDDYWNSIGNSYRNMGAVNEEIQARLKAIELKPKEAGYHNRLGLAYIRQKNFSKACSAFEAAIRISPEKSYLYYHLSVAHYYDGHLEQALKYSEQVVKIDRGNRRENGDPSHYYFLGWLSYLKIGDLEQAKSLFVEGKKFARREDNNSTFAAQISKQTLDIAG; from the coding sequence ATGGATAAACTAGAAATTCGAGAGGGAGATCTGACGGGTCAGCAGTTTGACGCATTAATCCATTTTTATGTTGAGGGCACCCCTTTTGGCGAAGGGGCCGGAGATGTCATTTTTAGAGAAGCGGGAGAGGGATTGCTGGAAGAATGCAGGAGGCAAGGCAATTGCGTTGCCGGTGAAGCTTTTATAACGGGGGCCTATGAGCTGTCAGACAGAATCAAATGGATCATTCATGCGTCAGCGCCCGGATGGGCAGAGGGGAATGCTGATGAGGAGGACCAAGTGGTGTCATGCTGCCGGCGTTCACTCGAACTTGCAGAATCGCATCAGGCGGAGACGGTCGCTGTTTCTTGCGAGAGCATTAAGGCGATCGGTTATCCGGCTGGCAAGGCCGAAGCCATTCTGCTGAAGGAAATATTGTGTTTTCTCAAAGCGGATGGTGACATACGGAACATAACGATTGTGTGCAAAGAATCGGATACATATGAGTGGTTTACCGAACTGGCTGCTTTAATGACGGATGCGGAGAATAAGCGGACAGGCGGGAACAACGAGTCGATAGCGAAAGCTATCAATAACTTGGGTAACTTTTATTACAAGCATTTCTTGTATGATGAATCGATCAAAGAATATTCGGAAGCCACGGATTTACAACCGGAGGATGCTGTAATTTGGGGGAATTTGGGGTCAGCCTACTTAGAAGTAAGAAATTTTGATGATGCGATAGAAGCGTTACAAAAAGCTAAGAGAATTGATGCGGGAAGAGGAAGATACTGGAATGCCCTGGGGCTGTGTTATCGAGGAAAACGCGAATTACAAGAGGCAATTGCCTGTAGAATAGAAGCGACAGAATTAGATCCTAATAATGCAAGTTATTGGTATAACCTGGGGAGCAGCCAGCAGGCCAAGGGAGATTATGAAGAAGCGGTAGCGGCGAAAAAGAAAGCGGCGGAGCTGGAGCCGCAAAATGCGTTGTATTGGGATAGTCTGAGCACAAGCTATCATAAGAAAGGGGAGTTTGCGGCGGCTGTTTCAGCAACTGAGAAAGCAACGGAACTGGAGCCCCGGAATGCGGTTTTTTGGGATAGTTTAGGAATCAGTCAACATGCAAAAGGGGATTATGAAGCAGCTGTAGAAGCGAAAATCAAAGCGACAGAACTGCAGCCGGACAATGCAGGCTATTGGAGCAGCTTGGGAAACAGTCAGGATGCAAGGGGGGATTATAAAGCGGCGATAGCAGCGAAAAAGACGGCAATTAAGCTGAAAGGGGACAATGACGATTACTGGAATAGTATTGGAAATTCTTATCGGAATATGGGAGCAGTTAACGAGGAAATACAAGCCAGATTAAAGGCGATTGAGTTAAAACCAAAGGAAGCTGGCTACCATAATCGACTGGGCCTTGCATATATCAGACAGAAGAACTTTTCTAAGGCATGCAGCGCATTTGAAGCAGCTATCCGAATATCTCCGGAGAAATCCTATCTCTATTATCATCTTTCAGTCGCACATTATTATGATGGCCATTTGGAACAAGCGTTAAAATATTCGGAACAGGTGGTCAAGATCGATCGGGGCAATCGGAGAGAGAATGGAGATCCAAGTCACTATTATTTTTTGGGCTGGTTGTCTTATTTGAAGATCGGTGATCTTGAACAGGCGAAGTCATTATTCGTAGAAGGAAAAAAATTCGCTAGACGGGAAGATAATAACTCAACTTTCGCAGCTCAAATCTCCAAACAAACCCTTGATATAGCTGGGTAA
- a CDS encoding MurR/RpiR family transcriptional regulator has product MSPILHTLESELPRLSLTERKLAERILHAPGDIVHLGITELAEQCGISPAAVTRFCKEFHFKGFPDFKVKLAAELAHTEVGQQGGPASYQDIVAGNPLATIVEAMQANHLASIRDTTSLLDLDNLEQAVKLLCGARRIDLYGIATSSVVAQDFYQKLIRIGVNCTAFADPHMQITSASTLSEGDVAFAISYSGETPETIESLSCAKENGASTISLTSYGTSTLASLSGIALFASSLETGMRRGDMASRIAQLHIIDILFTGMVSARFGDYIPRLEQSYRNVRRFRHKRGGSDT; this is encoded by the coding sequence ATGTCCCCCATTCTGCATACCCTGGAGTCCGAGCTCCCGCGTCTCTCGCTGACCGAGCGCAAGCTGGCCGAGCGGATTCTTCACGCTCCCGGGGATATCGTTCACCTCGGCATCACCGAGCTTGCGGAGCAATGCGGCATCAGTCCAGCGGCGGTAACGCGCTTCTGCAAGGAATTTCATTTCAAGGGCTTTCCCGACTTCAAGGTCAAGCTGGCCGCCGAGCTGGCGCACACCGAAGTCGGCCAACAGGGCGGTCCGGCATCCTATCAGGATATTGTGGCGGGCAATCCGCTGGCGACGATTGTTGAAGCGATGCAGGCCAATCACCTCGCCTCCATCCGCGACACGACTTCGCTTCTGGACCTGGACAATCTGGAACAGGCGGTGAAGCTGCTCTGCGGCGCGCGCCGGATCGACCTTTACGGAATAGCGACCTCTTCGGTCGTCGCCCAGGATTTCTACCAGAAGCTGATCCGGATCGGCGTGAACTGCACCGCCTTTGCCGACCCGCATATGCAGATCACCTCGGCGTCCACGCTGTCGGAGGGCGATGTCGCTTTTGCCATCTCGTATTCGGGGGAGACGCCCGAGACAATCGAATCGCTGTCCTGCGCGAAGGAGAACGGCGCATCCACCATCTCGCTCACTTCCTACGGCACCAGCACGCTGGCTTCGCTGAGCGGAATCGCGCTCTTCGCCTCTTCGCTGGAGACAGGCATGCGCCGGGGCGACATGGCGTCAAGAATCGCCCAGCTTCATATTATCGATATTTTATTTACCGGAATGGTCAGCGCGCGGTTCGGCGATTACATCCCCAGACTGGAGCAATCCTACCGCAACGTCCGCCGGTTCAGACATAAAAGAGGAGGCAGCGATACATGA